From Cryobacterium sp. GrIS_2_6:
GGCGAGCGGCGCATCCGCTGCGATCGCGGCCGCGAGCTGGGTAGCGAGGATCGCGGTCCCAGCATCCTCGCCGAGCAGGTGCGCGACCCGCGGGCCGACCTCACCGGGCAGCCCGTCGGAGAGCCGGATGAAGAAGTCGTCGAGCAGGCCCCCGGCGAGGTAGCAGCTCAGCAGCAGCTCGATCCAGTCGGCGCCGGTGATCTCGGCACGGAAGGCGTCGAGGGCCGGTACGAACGGCGCCATCACGTCGGCGGGTTCCGCTCCGCGACGGCGGATCTCGGCGACAAGCCCCTGGTGCTTGGAGAGCGCGCGCCCGGCGGCGGTGCTGAGCGCCTGCTTGGCGGCGAGGTCCGGCGCGATCGCGACGGCGCGGGCGAGGCTCTCGAAGACGCCGAGCTCGAAGTATGCGGACTGGCCCAGGAACGGGAACAGTTCGGGCGTGAGGTCCTTGATGTCCACTTTCGTGGTCGATGGACGTTCCCCCCGGGTGGTGAGCCGGGGGATTATCTCGACGCGCTTGGCGCGCCCATCAAACCAGGAGAACACCAGCCCAGCTTAGGACAGAGCTGCGGCATCCGCGCGGCCGGACGCCGCCTGCGCCCGCGTGGCTTCGGCTGCTTCCCAGACAGCGCCCGGTAAGGTGAGACAAGCCATCGGCGTGGATCGGTGGCTGGTGCCCGAGGCAGAAGACGGGCGCATCTTTCGTTTCCAGCTAATGACAGGCAAACTTTCGTGACTTTCTCCGAACTCAATATCGACCAGGACCTGGTTGACGCTCTCGCCAGCAAAGGCATCCTCGAGCCGTTCCCGATCCAGCTCCAGACCATCCCGCTCGCGATGAGCGGGCAGGACATCATCGGCCAGGCCAAGACGGGCACCGGTAAGACCCTCGGCTTCGGCCTCCCCCTCATCCAGCGTCTCGGCCTCGACCCCGAGCCCGGCGTGCAGGCGCTCGTGGTCGTGCCTACGCGCGAACTGTGCGTGCAGGTCAGCGAGGACCTCGAGATGGCCTCGCAGAACCGCAACACCAAGATCGTGTCCATCTACGGCGGCAAGGCGTACGAGGGCCAGATCGAGCAGCTCAAGGCCGGCGCCCAGATCGTCGTCGGCACCCCCGGCCGCCTGCTCGACCTCGCGAGCCAGCACCTGCTGAGCCTCGCCAACGTGCGCGAGATGGTCCTCGACGAGGCGGACAAGATGCTCGACCTCGGCTTCCTGTCCGACATCGAGCGTCTCTTCGCCCAGACGCCGTCGACCAGGCACACCATGCTCTTCTCCGCGACGATGCCCGGCCCGATCGTGGCCCTCGCCCGCCGGTTCATGAACCGGCCCATCCACATCCGCGCGCAGGAGCCCGACGAAGGCCTCATGCAGGCCAACATCCAGCACATCGTCTACCGTGCCCACAGCATGGACAAGGACGAGGTCATCGGCCGCATCCTGATGGCGGAAGGCCGCGGCAAGACCGTGATCTTCACCCGCACCAAGCGCGCGGCCGCCAAGCTCGTCGAGGAACTCGGCGACCGCGGCTTCAACGCGACTGCCGTGCACGGCGACCTCAACCAGGACCAGCGCGAACGCGCCATGGCCTCGTTCAAGGCAGGCAAGAAGGACATCCTGATCGCAACGGATGTCGCCGCTCGCGGAATCGACGTCGACGACGTCACCCACGTGATCAACCACACCATCCCCGAGGACGAGAAGGCGTACCTGCACCGCGTCGGGCGCACCGGGCGCGCAGGCAAGACCGGCATCGCGGTCACGTTCGTCGACTGGGACGACATGCACAAGTGGACGCTGATCAACACCGCACTCGACTTCGGCGTTCCGGTTCCCGTCGAAACGTACTCCTCGTCACCGCACCTGTACTCCGACCTCAACATCCCGGTCGGCTCGAAGGGGCGCCTGCGCATCTCCCCCGTGCGCGAGCACGCCGCGGGAACCGGCCACTCGGACTCCGGCCGTTCGGACGGACGCTCCGGCGGTGCCGGGCGCACCGGCGGCGCCGGCCGCTCCGGCGGATCGGGCCGCGGCGGCGACGGGGCACGCTCGGATTCGGGTCGCACCGCAGACGCCGGCCGTTCCGGTGCAGCACGCACCCGCACCCGCGTCAGCCAGTCCACCAACCCCGACGCCCCTGCCGTGACCCCGGCAGCGGGCACCCACGACGGCGGCGGAGCCCAGCACCACGACGGCAACAGCGCGCCGCGCCGACGCAGCCGTTCGCGCCGCTCGGCTCCCGCGGCCGGCGGCGTCAACTAGCCGCTCCGGCCTCCAGCCGCCTCTATCGCCGCAGAAGGGCGCGACCGCTTCGGTGGGCGCGCCCTTCTGCGTGACGCGACCGGCAGCATCCGCGGCGCGCAGATCGCTGAGGTGTCGCAGATCGAGGTTCCCGCGGCGCGCGAACCTCGATCTGCGACACCTCACGGGGCTCTAGGTGAAGACGGGCTCCGAGCCGGTCGCCCGCTGCAGGATGCGGTCGAGCACCTCGGGTGTCGTGGTGTTCTCCCCGAGACGGTTCGGTTTGCCCTCGCCGTGGTAGTCGCTCGACCCTGTGACGACGAGCCCGTACTTGGTCGCGAGCGAATAGAGCCGCGCCTTCGCGGCCGTCTTGTTCTCGCGGTGCTCGAGTTCGAGCCCGAACAGCCCGGCCTCGACGAGGCGGGCGAGCCGGTCCTCCGGGATGACGTCGCCAGCTCCGCGGGTCGCGGGGTGTGCGATGACCGGCACTCCCCCGGCGGCAACGACGAGACCGACGGCGCGCAGCAGGTCAGGGGCGTAATGCGGCTGGTAGTAGCCGGATTCCCAGTGCAGGATGCCCGCGAAGGCCTCACTCCGCGTGAGGGCGAAGCCCCGGGCGACCAGGGCGTCGGCGATGTGCGGGCGGCCGACCGTAGCATCCGGTGTGGTCTGCGCGAGAACGTCGTCCCAGGTGAGGGCGTAGTCGACACCGATCCTCTCGACCATCTCTTCGGCGCGGACGAGGCGGGCCTGCCGCACCCGCGCTGTCTCCGCGACGATTCCGGCATCCGAAGGGTCGAAAAGATATGCCAGCAGGTGCACGCTCGCAGACGACACCCGGGTACTGAATTCCATCCCGGGAATGAGCGTGATGCCGGCGGTGCGGGCCGCTGCGGCGGCCTCGTGCCAGCCCGCAGTGGAGTCGTGGTCGGTCAGCGCGACGGTGCCGAGACCGGCCGCAGACGCGGCCCGGACCAGCTGGGAGGGAGTTTCCGTGCCATCCGAAACGCTGGAATGCGCGTGCAGGTCGATGGGACCCCTGAATTGCCGTTCGCCTGCCATGACCCCATGCTAGTTGCGCCGGGACCGGCCGCCGCCCGACCCTCGTCCCGGCGGCTCTCGCCGAAGATCCAGCGGGCAATGGGACAATGGGACCATGGCCAATTCCACCGAAACCGTGCCCACCGTCACCGCCAAGCCCCGCCCGAACGAGAACCGTTCCACGACGCCGGGGTCGGACGGTTTCAAGTCCTACATCTCGAGCGGCTGGGCCGAGCGCGTCGACACGCTCCCGCCGGCCCGCGAGCAGGCGCCGTTCGCAGCGGCACGGCGTGCCCGCGTGTCCGCGATGTACCCGGGGCAGCGCCTCATCGTGCCGGCCGGCCGTCTCAAGCAGCGCTCGAACGACACCGACTACGCCTTCCGTGCCCACTCCTCCTTCTCGCACCTCACCGGCTGGGGCAGCGACTCCGAGCCCGGCGCCGTGCTCGTACTCGAGCCGACGACGACCGGGCACGACGCGACGCTGTACTTCCGTGAGCGCGCCGGACGCGACTCCGACGAGTTCTACGCCAACGCGGACATCGGCGAGTTCTGGATCGGGCCGCGCCCCTCCATCGCCCAGGTGGCGAGCGACCTCGCCATCACTGTGCGCGGCATCGCCGACCTCGACTCTGTGCTCACGGTCGTCGACTCCGAGACGCTCGTCATCCGCGAGGCCGACCCGGCCTTCACCGTCGCCGTCGACGAGGGCCGCCTCCGCTTCGCCGCGGATAAGGTGCTCGGCGACAACGCCACGAACACCCCGTTCAGCCTCGAGGTCAACGGCGAGCACGAGACGGACGACCGTTTCGCCCGAGACCTGTCCGAGCTGCGCCTCGTGAAGGACTCATACGAGATCGCCCAGATGCGCCTCGCGATCGCGGCCACCGGGCGGGGCTTCGAGGACGTCATTCGCGACCTGCCCCGGTCGAGTGCCCACGAACGCGGCGAACGCCTCGTCGAGGGCGTCTTCAACACCCGCGCCCGCTCCGACGGGAACGCGGTCGGGTACGACACGATCGCGGCCTCCGGTCCGCACGCGTGCATCCTGCACTGGACCCGCAACGACGGCCCGCTCAACCCGGGCGACCTGATCCTGCTCGACGCGGGTATCGAGGTCGACAGCTATTACACCGCTGACGTCACCCGCACCCTTCCCGTCGACGGCACCTTCTCCCCTGTGCAGCGTCGCGTGTACGAGGCCGTGCGCGAGGCAGCGGATGCCGCGTTCGCCGTGGCCAAGCCCGGCGCGATCTTCCGTGAGGTGCACGCCGCAGCCATGGCGGTCATCGCCCGCCGGACCGCGGAGTGGGGCATGCTCCCTGTCACCGCCGAGGAGGCACTCAAGCCGGAGAACGGGCAGCACCGCCGGTACATGGTGCACGGCACGAGCCATCACCTCGGCATCGACGTGCACGACTGCGCCCAGGCCAGACGCGACATGTACCTGGACGGCGTGATCGAGGCCGGGATGATCTTCACGATCGAACCGGGCCTGTACTTCCAGCCGGACGACCTCACCGTGCCGTTCGAGTTCCGCGGCATCGGTGTCCGCATCGAGGACGACGTGCTGATCACGGCGACCGGCGCCGAAAACTTGTCCGTCGGCATCCCTCGCACCGCCGACGACGTCGAGGCCTGGATCGCCTCTCTCACCGCCTGACCCGCCTCACCCGCCGCGAAAGCGGGTGAATCGTCGTTCTCACACGGTCAAACCGACGATTCACCCGCTTTCGCGAGCCTGCGTGGACTGTGGCGCTGCGGCTAGTCGGCGGATGCGGTGGGCGAGGCCTCCGGGGCGGGGGCGACTGCCGGAGGGGCGAACTGGCCGTACGGCGGGGCGGGCTGCTCCGGACGGGCCGCCGGGGCCGAGGGCTCCGGCTGGGCAGGCTCCGGATCGACAAACCTGTCCGCGACGGGTTCCACTGTGCCGTGCAGGAGGTTGCGCGCCTTGTTCACGAGCACGGCCTCGACGATGATCTGGTAGTTGCTCGCCATCACCTGCATCGTCGAGGTGAAGTCCCGGCGCCTGCGGTTGAGCGCGTAGCTCACAACACCGAACAGCATCCCGAAGCCGGCGCCCATCAGCACCGCAGCGAGGACGAAGGGCAGTCCCGCCCCTGTCGGTGAGAAGATGAAGAACAACAGGCCGAAGAAGATTCCGAGCCAGGCGCCGGAGGCCGCACCGGCGAGGGCGACGCGCCCCCAGGTCAGTTTCCCGGTGACCCGCTCGACGGTCTTGAGGTCGTTGCCGACGATCGAGAGCTGTTTCACCGGGAAATCGGCCTTCGCCAGGGTGTCGACCGCGGCCTGCGCCTCGGCGTACGTCTCATAGGTCGCGAGCACCTCGCCCTTGGGTAAAACCGGGAACAGGGCCGGACCGCGATTGCCAAAAGGGTTCTGATTGCTCATACCGCCATTCTTCCACAGCACGCCGAAGGGCCGCAGGTGGCCTACATTTGTAACGTGACTGCCACCAGAGTCTTCGTCGCCCGATTGGCCGGGTGTTCAGTCTTCGACCCCGCGGGCGATCGCGTCGGCAAGGTCCGTGACGTGCTCGTGGTCTACCGAAAAGACGATCCGCCCCTCGCGGTCGGACTCATTGTGGAAATCCCGGGCAAGCGCCGCGTCTTCGTGTCGATGAGCCGGGTCACGAGCATCGGCTCCGGCCAGATCATCACGACCGGCCTGATCAACGTGCGCCGCTTCGAACAGCGCGGCGGCGAGGTCCGCGTCATTGCGGAGCTCCTGGGACGCGAGGTCATCTTCAACGACGGCTCCGGCGAGGCGACCGTCGAGGACGTGTCGATCGAGGAGACCAAGCAGGGAGCCTGGGAAATCGCCCAGCTCTTCGTCCGCCGTCCCAAGGCGAGCGTGTCCCTCTTCGCGAAGGGCGCGACGACATTCGCCACCTGGAGCGACGTCCGCGAGAAGACCACCGTCGGCCAGGCCCAGTCCGCCGAGCAGCTCATCGCGACCTATTCCGACCTCAAGCCCGCCGACCTCGCCAACACCATGCTCGACCTTCCCCCAGAGCGGATGCACGAGGTCGCGAGCGAGCTTCCCGACGGCCGCCTCGCCGACGTCCTCGAGGAGATGCCAGAGACCGAACAGGTCGCCATCCTCACCCGGCTCGGCGATGCCCGCGCCGCCGACGTGCTCGACCACATGCAGCCGGACGACGCGGCCGACCTCATCGCCCAACTGCCGGAGGAACACGGCGAGCAGCTGCTCGACCTGATGGAGCCGGAGGAAGCCGACGACGTCCGCTTCCTGCTCACCTACGCGCCGGACACGGCCGGCGGACTGATGACGACGGAGCCCATCATCGTCTCCGCCGACGCGACCGTCGCAGAGGGCCTCGCCCTCATCCGCCGCCACGACCTCGCCCCCGCGCTCGGAGCAGCGATCTGCGTCACCCTCCCGCCCTACGAGCCGCCGACCGGCCGTTTCCTCGGCATGGTGCATTTCCAGCGGATGCTGCGCTACCCGCCGCACGAGCGCCTCGGCACGCTCCTCGACCAGGGTCTCGACCCCGTCACCGCAGACACCTCAGCCGCGGAGGTCACCCGGATCCTCGCGAGCTACGACCTCGTCTCCGTTCCCGTTGTCGACGACAACCACCGACTCGTCGGGGTGGTGACAATTGACGATGTCCTCGACTACCTGTTGCCCGACGACTGGCGAAGTCACGACGGCAATGACGATGTACGCCGCCGGGCAGCCGCCCGCAGCGAGCTGAAGACGGGAAGCATCCCGCTGCCACACGGACGGAGGACCGGCAATGGCCCGAAGTGATCGCTCGGATCAGCGCCTCGACTCGCCCAAGGGCCTGCGCGTGGCTCCCCTTTCCCGCACCAGGAACCGCAACCGCAACCGCGACCGGCCGTCGAGCGACCGCTTCGGCCGGCTGACAGAGGCCATCGCCCGCGGCATGGGCACCCCGTGGTTCCTGCTCGGACTCACGCTTTTCGTGGTCTTCTGGATGGGCTGGAACACCCTCGCTCCGATCGCATGGCGCTTCGACTCCGTCGCACTCGGCTTCATCGCACTCACCCTCGTGCTCTCGATGCAGGCCTCCTATGCCGCTCCGATGATCCTGCTCGCGCAGAACCGTCAGGACGACCGCGACCGGGTCCAGTTCGAACAGGACAGGCAGCGCGCCGAACGCAACCTCGCCGACACCGAGTACCTCGCCCGCGAGGTCGTCGCCCTCCGCCTCGGCATGAAGGACCTCGCCTCCCGCGACTTCCTCCGCAGCGAACTCCGTGCCCTCCTCGAGAACCTCGAACAGCGTGAGGACGAGGAGAAACGCAGCCGCAAACGCTCCCGGAAAGGCGACCGCGAGCGGGAAATCGACCACGACCACGACCACGACCGCGAGGCCGGCCAGGACCGGGCGGCCGCGACGGCCCAGGCGACGGCCAGCGGCATCGAGCCCTCGGCCGCGCCGGCGGAAGCAGTCGCACCGGCAGCGCCCGCCCCACCCCCGGCATCCGCCAGGACCATCGAGGAGCGACCCCCGATTGGCCGCTGACTCGCCCCTGTCGCCGGGCGCGGCAACCGCCGAACCCGCCGGGATCGACGCCCGGGTCGGCGCTGCGCTCTCCCGGGTGATCGACCCGGAGATCCGCAAGCCGATCACCGAGCTCGGCATGGTCGCCGGGGTGCACACCGGGAACGGGCACACCACCGTCGACCTCCTGCTCACGATCGCCGGATGCCCCGCCGCCCGCCAGATCGAACGGGACGTGCTCGAGACGGCCGAGTCCGTCGCCGGTGCAGGGCACGTGACCGTGTCGGTCGGCGTGATGACCCGTGAGCAGCGCCGCACGATGACAGAGAAACTCCGCGGCGGCGCGGCCGCGCGCACGACGCAGTTCGGTGCGGGCTCCCTCACCCGGGTCTATCTCGTCACGAGCGGCAAGGGCGGCGTCGGCAAGTCGACGATCACCGCGAACCTCGCCGTCGCGCTCGCCGGCCGCGGCCTCAAGGTCGGCGTCGTCGACGCGGATGTCTATGGTTTCTCCATTCCCGGTCTGCTCGGCCTCGTCACGCCAGGCGTCGACGGCGCCAAGGGGACCGCCGTCAAACCGACCAGGGTCGGCGACATGATCCTGCCGCCGATCAACTACGACGTGAAGGTCATCTCGATCGGCATGTTCGTGGAGGACGGCGGCGTCGCGGTCGCCTGGCGCGGGCCGATGCTGCACCGTACGATCACCCAGTTCCTCACCGAGGTCTACTTCGGCGACCTCGACGTGCTCCTGCTCGACCTGCCGCCCGGCACCGGCGACGTCGCGATCTCGATCGGCCAGCTGCTGCCCCAGGCCGAGGTCATCGTCGTGACGACCCCGCAGCCCGCCGCGGCGGACATCGCCGAACGCAGCGGCGTCGTCGCCCGCCAAACCGGGCAGACCATCTTCGGCGTCATCGAGAATATGTCCGGCGCCCTCCAGCCGGACGGAAGCCTGCTCGAGCTTTTCGGCGCAGGCGGCGGCGCCGAGGTCGCGCGACGGCTCTCGGCCGGCCAGGACACGCCGGTGCCGCTCCTGGCGAGCGTCCCGCTCAGCGTGCCGCTCCGCACCGGCGGCGACGACGGTCGCCCGGTCGTGCTGAGCGACCCGCTCGACCCGGCGGCCCTGGCGATCGACGCGGTCGCCGAGCGGCTGTTCTCCCGCGCCCGCGGCCTCTCCGGCCGCAGCCTCGGCGTCTCCCTCAAATAACCCTCACGTAGCCATCACCTTTCCGGTCGAGAGTGACCTTTCCGCAGGTGACTCTTGACCCGAAAGGTGGCTCTCGGCGGGGCGTGGGGTGCCCGAAGGACTCCAGGGTTCGAGGTCGGTGCGGCCATACTCGTCGGCGGCTGCGGACGCCGCAGGTGCACGGCCGCACCCGAGGTAGACCTCGCGCGGCTTCCCGGCATCGGACTGCTTGACCGAGGAGATCCGGATCGCCTCCGGGTGAACGTCGCTGCCCGCACGGACGTCCCCGGCGGTCCGGAGCTTCGCGATCCGGTGCAGCACTCCGCCGAACCAGATCTTGGCGACGATGTTGGCAACGGTGAATGCGACCTGCTCCGCCACGACCACCCAACCGCCGGATCCGACGAGGGGCAGCACGTGCACGAGCGGGTGCACCACCCAAAACGTGAGTGCGTCAGGAACGAGCAGGCGAGCCAGGAGCGAACGGCCGTGGAACGAGTGTCAGGATCGTGATTTCAGGACAGGGAGCACCGGCGGAGGTTCCACGGAGAAGAACAGGCCGCCTGCGCTGTTCGCAGACACCATCAGCCGCTCGATCCAGTCCCGGTTGATTTTCGGCACCCGGCTGACCGAATAGCGGTAATACAGTGTGCTGCTGGCGTCGAGCCAGATGGCGCTGCGCCCGCTCTCGGTCTCGTCATCGGCCGACTCCGTCCACGAAAAGATAAAGCTCTCCCTGCGCCGCAGTTTTGTCGTAATGACGATCTGCAGGTGCATCAGAGCACGATCCTCAAAACTGACCACAATTCCTGGACTGCCGTACAACAACATACCCATGAGCTCCCCCCCCCCCCCCCCCCCCCCCGGATGGCATACTCTAACGGACGAATCCCCCGCCGCTGGGCAGCTGCTATCCGGACGCGTCACTGTCGCCACCGAGCGTAGCCGCATGGTCGGGGACGGTGCGGTTGAGTTCGCGCGGCGGACGCTCGTAGTCGGCGCCCTGCGGCCGATGCGGAATCGAGACCCGCGGCGGTTCACGGTGCTCGTACGGCACGATCGAGAGCAGATGGTTGATCATGTTGAGCCTGGCCGCGAGCTTGTCCTCGCTCTCGACGACCCACCAGGGCGCCTCGGCGATGTCCGTGTGCACGAACATCTCATCCTTGGCCTTGGAGTAGTCCACCCACTTCGTGATCGAGAGCAGGTCGGTCTCCGAGAGCTTCCAGCGCCGCATCGGGTCCTTGAGCCTCGAGCGGAACCGGGCCTCCTGCTCGTGGTCGGAGACGGAGAACCAATACTTGACGAGGAGGATCCCGTCTTCGACCAGCATCCGCTCGAAGAGGGGTGCCTGGTGCAGGAACCGGCGGTACTCGTCGGGGGAGCAGTACCCCATCACGCGTTCGACGCCGGCCCGGTTGTACCAGGAGCGGTCCATCAGGACGATCTCCCCCGTCGACGGCAGGTGCTCGATGTACCGCTGGAAATACCACTGGCCACGCTCACGGTCTGTCGGCACCGGCAGCGCCACGATCCGGGCGATCCGCGGATTCAGGTACTCGGTGACCCGCTTGATGGCCGAGCCCTTGCCCGCGGCGTCCCGGCCCTCGAAGATCACGACGATACGGGCGCCCGACTCGCGCACCCACTCCTGCATCGCGACGAGCTCCGTCTGCAGCCTGCGCAGCTCGGCGTTGTATTCGGCCTTGCGGATCCTGCCTGGTGTGGGTTTCTTCTTCGCCATCCCCGACCTTTCGTTCGCGTGATGACAGCCTAGGAGCCAGAACGACCCGGATGGCTCTATCCGGCGCGGGCGAGTCTGTCTATCCTGTTCCGAACAGTCGCGGGCGACAGGTTAGGAGCGGGATGGCGCTGGAACACCGCACCCTCATTTCCTCGGTCCAGCGCGCCCTCAGGATCGTCGACATCGTCTCGGGCGCCCCCCGGCCGATGCCCGTCAAGGCGGTCGCCCAAGCCACGGGGCTCAGCCTCGGCACGGCGTACAACCTGACCAGGACCCTCGTGCACGAGGGATATCTCGGCGCGGAGCCCGACGGCCTCGTCCTCGGGCTCCGGTTCCCGAGCCTCCGCGACGCAGACGCCGGCGTCTTTCTCGCCCGGGTGCGCCACACCCTCCGCCAGGTTGCCGGGGAGAACGGCGCGACGGCGTACCTCGCGCGCTTCAGCGACGGGAGGGTGGACCTCATCGACATCGTCGACGCCGCGGGCATCCCGAGATCCGAGCCGTGGACAGGGCTCAGCGCCAGCCCGCACGCCTCGGCACTCGGACGCCAGATCCTCGCCCAGCTCAGCCGCGAGCAGCGCGCCGACTTCCTCGCCGCGCACGGCCGTCCGCCGGGTGCCCACGCTGCGCCAGGGGCGCCAGACACACGTGGCATCCCCGCCGCGCACGCGGCCCATGCCGCATATGCCGCGAACGGTGCGAACGCTGCGCACCTGGCAAGCCCGGCGAGCGTGACGAACGCGGGCACGCCCGCCGACACACACACGGCAACGCACCTCTATGGCACGGTCACGCTCCCCCGCCCGGCGGATGCCCGCTGCACGCACCAGGGCGCGGCCCACGGCAACGCGTGCCTCGCGGTCCCGGTGCGGGCGCCCGGCGTGATCGCCGCCCTCGGTGTCGCCGTGATCGGGGAGTGGGGAACAGCCGAACTCGGCGCGCTCACGCTGCGGTTGCGCGCATCGGCGAACGCGCTCGCGGCTCAGCTCGGCGCAGAACGGCCCGTGCAGGCCCGTGCCTGAGCGGACGGCCGTTGCCGGGTGCCTACGTGGCCTCCGAGTCGAACGGAGCGGGTTCCGCCGGCGCGAGAGCGTTCTCCTTCGCCCGCTTCCTCGACAGGTACGCGCCGTTCGGGTTCGGCGACACCCGGGACACGACGGCGGACTGCTCCTTGACCGGTTCATCCTCGACGAGGGCCTCACGGATGATCCGGCGCGGGTCGTACTGGCGCGGATCGAGCTTCTTCCAGTCGACGTCGTCGAATTCGGGGCCCATCTCGTCGCGCATGCGTTCCTTGGCGCCGTTGGCCAGGTCCCGGAGCTGCCGGACGAGCCGCGCGA
This genomic window contains:
- a CDS encoding helix-turn-helix domain-containing protein: MALEHRTLISSVQRALRIVDIVSGAPRPMPVKAVAQATGLSLGTAYNLTRTLVHEGYLGAEPDGLVLGLRFPSLRDADAGVFLARVRHTLRQVAGENGATAYLARFSDGRVDLIDIVDAAGIPRSEPWTGLSASPHASALGRQILAQLSREQRADFLAAHGRPPGAHAAPGAPDTRGIPAAHAAHAAYAANGANAAHLASPASVTNAGTPADTHTATHLYGTVTLPRPADARCTHQGAAHGNACLAVPVRAPGVIAALGVAVIGEWGTAELGALTLRLRASANALAAQLGAERPVQARA
- a CDS encoding Sec-independent protein translocase TatB; its protein translation is MLGLTFEKLLLVGIVAVFLLGPEKLPHYAAQLARLVRQLRDLANGAKERMRDEMGPEFDDVDWKKLDPRQYDPRRIIREALVEDEPVKEQSAVVSRVSPNPNGAYLSRKRAKENALAPAEPAPFDSEAT